A region of the Kribbella sp. NBC_01245 genome:
GAGACTCCGAGGGCTGGTCAGAGGGGCGTGATTCGGTACCGGACACAGCAACGCAGCCTAGTTGTTCACCGGCCGATCACCCTCTTTTCGCGCCCCGAATACCGATTACGGTCCTTTCGTTCCCCCGTTTTCCTCCTTTCGAACGACATCCCTGCCTCAGGCTGTTCCGGCTTCGGGTTGGCTGAGCCAGGCGTCGTCTGGAGTGGACGCAACACCGCACCCGGTACGTCCTTTCTGTCGCGAGTGGTCGACAGCGGATCCGGCCCGTGTATATTGTCGGACAATCAGACAGAAGGTGGGCGCTAGGGCGGCGGTGGGGAAATGCCGCGTTGAGCCCGTTGGGGCGTTGGGTGCCGTAGCTTGGTTGGGTTGGGTCTAGGAGAGGAACGGGCCGTGGGTCGGACTTTTGGGGTCGACAGCGAGGTGGGACCGCTTCGTACGGTGGTGCTGCATCGGCCGGGCAACGAGTTGCGGCGGTTGACTCCCCGGAACAACGACAAGCTGCTGTTCGACGGGATTCCGTGGGTCGGGCGGGCGCAGGACGAGCACGACGCGTTCGCGCAGACGCTTCGCGATCGGGACGTCGAGGTGCTGTACCTGGGCCAGTTGCTCACCGAGGCGCTAGGCGATCCGGATGCTCGCGCGCAGGCCGTCGACGACACCACCGAGGACCTTCGCCTAGGCGACACCCTCCGGGAGTACTTGCGCCAGCACCTCCGTTCGCTAGACCCAGCCGAATTGGCCGAGACCCTAATGGCCGGCGTGCGGAACGACGAGGTACATGCGGGTGGACTCGTCACATCCCTGCTTGCGCACGAGGATTTCCTGATCGATCCACTGCCGAACCTGTTGTTCACCAGGGACTCGAGCGTTTGGATCGGCAGTTCGGTCGCCGTCACTTCACTGGCGATGCCGGCCCGCGCTCGCGAGACCCAGCTGACCGAGCTGATCTACACGTTCCACCCGCGCTTCAAGGGCGTCGAGCGGATCTACGACCACAAACTCGAGCACGTCGAGGGTGGCGACGTCCTCGCGCTCGGTCCGGGTGTGCTCGCGGTGGGAGTTGGCGAGCGTACGACGCCCGCTGGCGTTGAGCGGTTGGCCAGGCGGGTGTTCGCCAAAGACCTCGCGCACACCGTGCTCGCCGTACCGATCGCACAACAGCGAGCCACCATGCACCTCGACACCGTCTGCACGATGGTGGACGTCGATGCCGTGCTGATGTACCCGAACATGGCCGAGGAGATGCGCGCGCTGGCGGTCACGGCCGACGGCGAGCAGTTGCATGTCGCCGAGCCCGAGCCGTTCCTGGTGGCTGCCGCGAAGGCGCTCGGGATCGATACGTTGCGGCGGATCGACACCGGGCTCGACCCGGTCACGGCCGAGCGCGAGCAGTGGGATGACGGCAACAACACCTTGGCGCTGGCGCCGCGCGTGTGCATCGCGTACGAGCGGACCGTCGAGACGAACGCGCGCCTCGAGGAGGCCGGTATCGAGGTGATCCGGATCGCCGGTTCGGAGCTCGGCTCGGGTCGTGGCGGCCCTCGCTGCATGTCCTGCCCGGTGTCCCGCGAACCGCTGCACTGACCGCGGCCCATCCCTGAGCAGTCAACAGAGCAGATCGAAAGGCGCTCAAGGAAAGCCCAGGACTGACCACTTGAGCAGAAGCGGACTAACCGGTTCAGGAAAATGACACTCCGGAGCCGGAGGGACTTGTTGCGAGCGGCCGAGTTGAGTACTGTACGTGTCTAGGCCCAGGCCCTGTTGCTCCCCCGTCAGCAGGACTTGGGCCGTCCACGTAGACCAAGGGCCCGCGCTCCCAAGCGCGGGCCCTTCGTCATGCTCAAGGCGAAAACGCCTTACCGGATGGTCAGCTGCCGGTTCGCCAGGCCGGCCCGAGCCGCCCGCTCCTCGGCGGTGAGCGCGGTTTTGGCCGCGAGCGCCTTCTCCAGCGCCGCAGCGAACTCCGCCGCCGGCTTCTCCACATCAGCGGCCGTCAACGAAGCCGGCAGCTCCCAGACCGGCGCGAGCAGACCCAGCGCCCGGAACGACCCGATCAGACGCGTGCCGTCACCCAGCGTGGACGAACCGGCCGCGTGCAGCCGGGCCAGCGCGTCGAGCAGTACGTCCTCGCTGTGCGGCATCACCCAGCGCAGGTAGTAGCGATCGCCGATCTGCGTCCAGTACGCCGCGTCGACGCTCTCGAGCCGAACCGTCGGGGCCGCGGCGGCGTTCGCGCGCTCGAGCCCGGCGGCGACCTCACCGGTCGGGTCCTCCACGTTCTCGCCGACCCAGAAGTCGAACCCGTCGTGCACGGTGATCTCGATCGGCTTCTTCACGTCGATCAGGTCCTGCAAGCGCGGCCCGGCCTTGAGCAGGTCCGGCGTCTGCACCGGGTTGCCCGGCTCGGTCGCCAGGGCGGCGGTCAGCACGTGGCCGAGGTCGCGGCTGGGGTCACCGGTCGAGTGGTGCACCTGCATCCCGATCCAGATCGAGCCGTCGTCGCGGACCAGCCCGGGCATGGCCATCGGCAGCAAGGTGCAGAGGGTGACCTGGCGGTCGGCGTGCTCACCGGTCAGCGTGACCTTGGCGGTGGCGGCCGGGACGACCTCGCGGAAGGCGATCAGGTCGCATTCCGACGGCAGCCCTTCGAACGGCCGGACGACAAAAACGTCCGCCGCCTGGGCCTGCTCCTTGCCATGGCACTGCTTGAAGCGCTTGCCCGAGCCACACGGGCAGGGCTCCCGGGGCCCGACATCGGCGAGGTCGGCCGGGTCGAGCGTGACGGTCGAGGTTTTAACGCGCTGGCGCGACTTCTTTCCCATCCCCGCAGTCTTGCAGCTAGACCACCGTTAACAACAAACGGCCGACGGTCGTCAGTGCGGAAGGACGGCGAAAACGGTGCGGCTGCCGTCGCGCTGGCGGACACCCCAGCTGGACGTCAGCACGGTCACGATGGCCAGGCCGCGGCCGCCGAGGGCTTCGGGGTCGGCGCCGGTGATGTGCTGCGGCTCGGATTCGCCACAGCCGTCGGTCACCTCGATGTGGATACCGCGCGGATCGATCCACCAGCTCACCCGCAGATCACCCGAGGACAGCGGCGGCGCGTACCGAATGGCGTTGGACAGCAGCTCGGACAGCACCAGACGCGCATCATCGCGGCGATCGACCGGCACCTCGTAGCGGCGCAGGTAATCGTTCAGTCCACGGCGTGCGTCCGAGACCGCCGAGACGTCGTGCGGCAGCACGACCTCGACCGACCTGACGTCGGCAGGCAGAGCGACGGAGGACACGCAGGGTTCTCCTCTTCGAGGCAGGGACTTCGGGATGGCTCCGGTAGCACTTCTTCCCACGATGGGGCATGCGAAAACGTTTGACTGACATTCTGTGATGATTTCTGCCGACAATGCGCTGATTTAACAGAACCTTTAGACAGATGCCCAGATAATTGAGCGCTCGAATTACGCTGCGCATTCGTTTCGTGACAACTTTGCAGCGTGAAAACGCTTACGCCGGTGACGCAGGCTCAGGTCCAGCAGGCGGAACGACGAGCTAGTGAGGTACGCCGTTGAGCGCGCGGACGGTCTGGACCGCCATCTCCGGACGGTCGCTGATGATCGCGTCAACACCGATTTCATGACAATGCCGTACGTCTTCGGGGGTATTCACCGTCCAGACGTGCACCTGGTGCCCGTGACCGTGCGCGCGGGCGACGTACTCGGGGTGCGAGACGACCAGCTCCAGGCTCGGCCCGGCATGCGAGACACCGGTCGGCAGCGAGCCGTCGCGAAACCGCAGCGGGATGCGTTCCATCAGCAGGACGGTGCGCAGGCTCGGCGCCATCGTGCGCATCCGGCGCAACGACAGCCAGGAGAAACTCATCACCCGGGCCGGTGATTCCGAACCGAGTTTCGGATGCGCCCAGCCGAAACGGTCCAGCGTCTCGATCAGTTTGCGCTCGACCAGACCGGCATACCGGGTCGGGTGCTTGGTCTCGATCGCCAGCTCGATCGGGCGGCCGCTGTCGCGCACCATCGCGAGCAGCCGGTCCAGCGTGAGCACCCGGGACATGTCGGGGTCGGGCAGCTCGGCCTCGTCATCGAGCTCGGCCCAGGGGTGCTTCCACGAGCCCCAGTCGAACTCGTTCAGTTCGTCCAGGTTCATCGTGGAGAGCACGCCCTTGCCGTTCGACGTGCGCTCGATCCGGCGATCGTGCACGCAGACCAGGTGGCCGTCGGCCGTCAGCCGGATGTCACATTCCAGTGCGTCCGCGCCCAACTCGACCGCTTTGCGGTACGCGGCCAGCGTGTGCTCAGGACTGATCTCACTGGCGCCTCGGTGAGCAACAACGCTCGGGCGAATACCCATGGCATAACTCTGGCATGACGGCGGCCCCCAGTGCCCTCCGGCCCGATCCTCGACACGCCGGGCAAAACCTGGGGGCCGTCATAACTTCAGGCCGAGGCCTCCTCTAAAGCGGTCGTACGGCCGGCTGGCCGCGGGAGGCCGTAGTGGTCGCGCAAGGTCGTGCCCTCGTACGAC
Encoded here:
- a CDS encoding arginine deiminase, which translates into the protein MGRTFGVDSEVGPLRTVVLHRPGNELRRLTPRNNDKLLFDGIPWVGRAQDEHDAFAQTLRDRDVEVLYLGQLLTEALGDPDARAQAVDDTTEDLRLGDTLREYLRQHLRSLDPAELAETLMAGVRNDEVHAGGLVTSLLAHEDFLIDPLPNLLFTRDSSVWIGSSVAVTSLAMPARARETQLTELIYTFHPRFKGVERIYDHKLEHVEGGDVLALGPGVLAVGVGERTTPAGVERLARRVFAKDLAHTVLAVPIAQQRATMHLDTVCTMVDVDAVLMYPNMAEEMRALAVTADGEQLHVAEPEPFLVAAAKALGIDTLRRIDTGLDPVTAEREQWDDGNNTLALAPRVCIAYERTVETNARLEEAGIEVIRIAGSELGSGRGGPRCMSCPVSREPLH
- a CDS encoding DUF5926 family protein, which gives rise to MGKKSRQRVKTSTVTLDPADLADVGPREPCPCGSGKRFKQCHGKEQAQAADVFVVRPFEGLPSECDLIAFREVVPAATAKVTLTGEHADRQVTLCTLLPMAMPGLVRDDGSIWIGMQVHHSTGDPSRDLGHVLTAALATEPGNPVQTPDLLKAGPRLQDLIDVKKPIEITVHDGFDFWVGENVEDPTGEVAAGLERANAAAAPTVRLESVDAAYWTQIGDRYYLRWVMPHSEDVLLDALARLHAAGSSTLGDGTRLIGSFRALGLLAPVWELPASLTAADVEKPAAEFAAALEKALAAKTALTAEERAARAGLANRQLTIR
- a CDS encoding ATP-binding protein — translated: MSSVALPADVRSVEVVLPHDVSAVSDARRGLNDYLRRYEVPVDRRDDARLVLSELLSNAIRYAPPLSSGDLRVSWWIDPRGIHIEVTDGCGESEPQHITGADPEALGGRGLAIVTVLTSSWGVRQRDGSRTVFAVLPH
- a CDS encoding glycerophosphodiester phosphodiesterase, which encodes MGIRPSVVAHRGASEISPEHTLAAYRKAVELGADALECDIRLTADGHLVCVHDRRIERTSNGKGVLSTMNLDELNEFDWGSWKHPWAELDDEAELPDPDMSRVLTLDRLLAMVRDSGRPIELAIETKHPTRYAGLVERKLIETLDRFGWAHPKLGSESPARVMSFSWLSLRRMRTMAPSLRTVLLMERIPLRFRDGSLPTGVSHAGPSLELVVSHPEYVARAHGHGHQVHVWTVNTPEDVRHCHEIGVDAIISDRPEMAVQTVRALNGVPH